From the genome of Pelomonas sp. SE-A7, one region includes:
- a CDS encoding sensor domain-containing diguanylate cyclase — translation MKAPDSDRPVHDGPAALESPLQLFGTDEALARLEAVLPSLQGAERQRGLVQLAWLLRERDGRRALSCADQAQAELTDPGLQARLDLMRAEQRYLFADYAAALALIEQSLPRFEQLQDALGQADACWLLSLLQGARGQAALRDTSLQQAIAYARSAGEPGRLLCFEASLARFDAFRDLVLCEQRWGGHFGAALDVQPLAGQPALALYLATRDYLACDFAQAIRLFMRAHETALQTGQLYNAIMAAANVSHAFGKLNDHEASLDWVQRGLELARMCGWPAGLGACLAQSGEALRRLGRLDQAQTALDEAQQILAPLGRSRNYAMLLACRAELALDRGDAELALKLFDEMPETARESGHVGLLEASRGKAQALARLGQWAEAEAMAEASLRSAEAAGMADRQIEALQVLARIRGQAGMDPERHGPEDLPLACLERALKIARGIEGLHPPSELLSDLAAEYARVARFPQAYGMAVRAAEAREKQHARQAADRLIAMQLRYAAESARAEAEHHKQLAIVEARRSALLHEQGQTLERLGVIGQAITAQLDAEAICQALHEHVQELLDVTALAIYQSDESGQVLQSLYLNEAGRLLPPRRIPLDSPVAASARCARERREIALNRTAGEVSPSHVAGTLPILSALYAPLVVHDRVLGVMSVQSPRQNAYGEREQLIFRTLCAYGAIALDNANTYRRLEATLKALRVTQTQLEEASLSDPLTGLRNRRFLLQHLDADTGISLRRHEDALRQLPYQSPEDGDLLFFMVDIDHFKAVNDEHGHAAGDQVLIQLCERLREVSRESDYLVRWGGEEFLMVARHSDRREAGLIAERIRAAVAGRPFQLENGQSLSKTCSIGFAAYPFLPQAPSRLGWAEVVELADQGLYRAKRSGRNRWSGLSASTAAGLPAPPEVEIKAWLHDPAPALLGGSLLESAGP, via the coding sequence ATGAAAGCCCCCGACTCCGACCGTCCCGTACACGACGGGCCGGCCGCGCTTGAATCGCCGCTGCAGCTGTTCGGCACCGACGAAGCGCTGGCCCGCCTGGAAGCTGTTCTCCCCTCGCTGCAAGGCGCAGAGCGCCAGCGAGGCCTGGTCCAGCTCGCCTGGCTGCTGCGCGAACGGGATGGCCGCCGTGCGCTCAGTTGCGCCGACCAGGCCCAGGCCGAGCTGACGGACCCAGGCCTGCAAGCCCGCCTCGATCTGATGCGGGCCGAACAGCGCTACCTGTTCGCCGACTACGCTGCTGCCCTCGCCCTGATCGAGCAGTCCCTGCCGCGCTTCGAGCAATTGCAGGATGCGCTGGGCCAGGCCGATGCCTGCTGGCTGCTCTCGCTGCTGCAAGGGGCACGCGGCCAGGCGGCGCTCCGCGATACCAGCCTGCAGCAGGCGATCGCCTACGCCCGCAGTGCCGGTGAGCCGGGCCGGCTGCTCTGCTTCGAGGCCAGCCTCGCCCGCTTCGATGCCTTCCGCGACCTGGTGCTTTGCGAGCAGCGATGGGGCGGCCATTTCGGCGCCGCCCTGGACGTCCAGCCACTGGCCGGCCAGCCGGCCCTGGCTCTCTACCTGGCCACGCGCGACTACCTGGCTTGCGACTTCGCCCAGGCGATCCGCTTGTTCATGCGCGCCCACGAGACGGCGCTGCAGACCGGCCAGCTCTACAACGCCATCATGGCGGCCGCCAACGTCAGCCATGCCTTCGGCAAGCTCAACGACCACGAGGCCTCGCTGGACTGGGTGCAGCGCGGCCTGGAACTGGCCCGCATGTGCGGCTGGCCGGCCGGCCTGGGCGCCTGCCTGGCACAGAGCGGCGAGGCCTTGCGCCGGCTGGGCCGCCTGGACCAGGCCCAGACAGCGCTGGACGAGGCCCAGCAGATCCTGGCGCCGCTGGGTCGCTCGCGCAACTACGCGATGCTGCTGGCCTGCCGCGCCGAGCTGGCGCTGGACCGCGGCGATGCGGAGCTGGCGCTCAAGCTGTTCGACGAGATGCCCGAGACCGCCCGCGAGTCCGGCCATGTGGGCCTGCTCGAAGCCAGCCGCGGCAAGGCCCAGGCGCTGGCGCGGCTGGGCCAGTGGGCGGAGGCCGAGGCCATGGCCGAAGCCTCGCTGCGCTCGGCCGAGGCCGCCGGCATGGCCGACCGCCAGATCGAGGCCCTGCAGGTGCTGGCCCGCATTCGCGGCCAGGCCGGCATGGACCCCGAGCGCCACGGTCCCGAGGACCTGCCGCTGGCCTGCCTGGAGCGGGCCCTGAAGATCGCCCGCGGCATCGAAGGCCTGCATCCGCCGTCCGAGCTGTTGTCCGACCTCGCCGCCGAGTACGCCCGGGTCGCCCGCTTCCCGCAGGCCTACGGCATGGCCGTGCGGGCCGCCGAGGCACGCGAGAAGCAGCATGCCCGGCAAGCTGCCGACCGACTGATCGCCATGCAGCTGCGCTACGCCGCCGAAAGCGCCCGTGCCGAGGCCGAGCACCACAAGCAGCTGGCGATCGTGGAGGCGCGCCGTTCAGCCCTGCTGCACGAACAGGGCCAGACGCTGGAGCGTCTGGGCGTGATTGGCCAGGCCATCACCGCCCAGCTCGATGCCGAGGCGATCTGTCAGGCCCTGCATGAGCATGTGCAGGAGCTGCTGGACGTGACCGCGCTGGCCATTTACCAGAGCGACGAGAGCGGCCAGGTGTTGCAGTCGCTCTACCTGAACGAGGCCGGACGCCTGCTGCCGCCGCGCCGCATTCCGCTGGACAGCCCGGTGGCCGCCAGCGCCCGGTGTGCCCGCGAGCGCCGCGAGATCGCGCTGAACCGCACGGCCGGCGAAGTCAGTCCCAGCCATGTGGCTGGCACCCTGCCCATCCTCAGCGCCCTCTATGCACCGCTGGTAGTGCACGACCGGGTGCTGGGCGTGATGAGCGTCCAGTCGCCCCGCCAGAACGCCTACGGTGAGCGCGAGCAGCTGATCTTCCGCACGCTGTGCGCCTATGGCGCCATTGCGCTGGACAACGCCAACACCTACCGCCGACTGGAAGCCACGCTGAAGGCGCTGCGCGTGACTCAGACCCAGCTGGAGGAGGCCAGCCTCAGCGACCCGCTGACCGGCCTTCGCAACCGCCGCTTCCTGCTGCAGCACCTGGACGCCGACACCGGCATCAGCCTGCGCCGCCACGAAGACGCGTTGCGGCAGCTGCCCTACCAGAGCCCCGAGGACGGCGACCTGCTGTTCTTCATGGTCGACATCGACCACTTCAAGGCAGTCAATGACGAGCACGGCCACGCGGCCGGCGACCAGGTGCTGATCCAGCTCTGCGAAAGGCTGCGCGAGGTCTCGCGCGAGTCGGATTACCTGGTGCGCTGGGGCGGCGAGGAATTCCTGATGGTGGCGCGCCACAGCGATCGCCGCGAGGCTGGCCTGATTGCCGAGCGGATCCGGGCCGCCGTGGCCGGCCGACCGTTCCAGCTCGAGAACGGCCAGAGTCTGAGCAAGACCTGCTCGATTGGCTTTGCCGCCTATCCCTTCTTACCGCAGGCCCCGTCACGCCTGGGCTGGGCCGAGGTGGTGGAGTTGGCCGACCAGGGCCTGTACCGCGCCAAGCGCTCCGGCCGCAACCGCTGGTCGGGCTTGAGTGCAAGCACGGCCGCCGGATTGCCGGCCCCGCCCGAGGTCGAGATCAAGGCCTGGCTGCACGACCCGGCGCCGGCCCTGCTCGGCGGCAGTCTGCTGGAGAGCGCGGGCCCCTGA